The Verrucomicrobium spinosum DSM 4136 = JCM 18804 genome includes a region encoding these proteins:
- a CDS encoding glycosyltransferase family 2 protein: protein MPSCEDLTVLILAHDRPHYLRSALESVRGQVLAGRLREVLVSDNGAKGLAAEVVGEFSDLPIRYLAAPQDTDFCRHAHFAISQVASPLLAFLHDDDWWHPGHVSCSIRALEANPEAAYVASASLWLEGERSVGPPFYFNFPILTELAGSDGVKPVLLDWKQVLMLSWIYTPYHLSSLVGKTQCFLNSLEVWQETNYLVDRAFFGIVATKEKMPVVFLPYPSVHVRLHESQVTREKAEIQKAGAVLTVKRLREQSEREGINLNELWSRHRAKLKPATKSLFDTLARECLTTADLVAMGCDLHAEARPWESPAADGARKQGDELKTRLQATRRELEKSQKTLASVVGAVQTYVQRLLGAADRSAKHPSRAAIELIGASGATALAEANHEKANALHLDAAEKGAHLLQRISPRWYRNWRTSSETVPGLVQLIGKVRKAVGHSKKPPVKRRLKPDLKHYSKAAGRVFASASDALKHYQEEGWHKDWSLHPLFDPQHFRKKNPEVATETEPPWAIYEMMLNEGKLPEAHPRFGGRWLRDYFLADSVPLRPLPISVPNRLASPNGVKVLGSTQIVVGVILFHTEREELAHLFASLRKAVEQAQAEGHLPPLVVLTDNSHEWNSADVEELADRARLNVFFHPTPSNIGFGAGHNFLMRNAFQLQHGTHYLCLNPDGHIHPEALASFYRTIATLKGEALVEGLQFPAEHPKDYNAASHDTNWCSAACLLISKHLYEATGGFDERFFMYCEDVDLSWRVWELGHRCIVDPEALFLHHVQSREPNPASLRWMFESGRVLAAKWQAGRFQLDCERKLVEAGHYAHTGDLPELEDVPKHTPHARIDFKNHFTFAARRW, encoded by the coding sequence ATGCCAAGTTGCGAAGACCTGACCGTACTGATTTTGGCACATGATCGCCCGCATTATCTGCGTTCGGCGCTGGAATCTGTGCGCGGCCAGGTTCTGGCGGGCCGCTTACGCGAAGTTTTGGTCTCTGACAATGGGGCCAAGGGGTTGGCCGCTGAGGTGGTCGGTGAGTTTTCCGATTTGCCGATACGCTACCTTGCGGCTCCCCAAGACACCGACTTTTGCCGCCACGCACACTTTGCCATCTCGCAAGTGGCCTCACCGTTGCTGGCGTTCCTGCACGACGACGATTGGTGGCATCCAGGACACGTTTCCTGCTCGATCCGGGCGCTGGAAGCAAATCCGGAGGCAGCATATGTCGCGTCTGCGAGCTTGTGGCTCGAAGGTGAGAGGAGTGTCGGACCGCCCTTCTACTTCAACTTTCCCATCCTGACGGAGCTGGCAGGCAGTGATGGAGTCAAACCCGTGCTGCTGGACTGGAAACAGGTGTTGATGTTGTCTTGGATCTACACGCCCTACCACCTCTCAAGTCTGGTCGGAAAGACCCAGTGTTTCCTCAATTCTCTGGAGGTATGGCAGGAGACCAACTACCTGGTGGATCGCGCCTTTTTTGGTATCGTTGCCACCAAGGAAAAAATGCCTGTGGTCTTCCTGCCCTATCCGTCAGTTCATGTGAGGCTGCATGAATCGCAGGTGACCAGGGAGAAAGCAGAGATCCAGAAGGCAGGGGCGGTGCTCACCGTCAAGCGGCTACGAGAGCAGTCTGAGAGAGAGGGGATCAATCTCAACGAACTTTGGAGCCGTCATCGTGCCAAGCTGAAGCCAGCTACCAAGTCCCTTTTTGATACTTTGGCGCGCGAATGCCTGACCACCGCGGATCTGGTGGCGATGGGGTGTGACCTTCACGCAGAGGCACGTCCTTGGGAATCTCCTGCCGCTGACGGGGCGAGAAAACAGGGCGATGAGCTCAAGACACGTCTTCAAGCGACGCGTAGGGAGCTCGAAAAGAGCCAGAAGACGTTGGCATCGGTCGTGGGTGCAGTCCAGACGTACGTGCAGAGACTGCTCGGGGCGGCGGACCGGTCTGCCAAACATCCTTCCCGTGCGGCGATCGAGCTCATCGGAGCATCGGGTGCCACCGCTTTGGCCGAGGCCAATCACGAGAAGGCAAACGCCCTTCACTTGGACGCCGCCGAGAAAGGGGCGCATTTGCTTCAGCGCATTTCCCCCCGGTGGTACAGGAACTGGAGAACCTCCAGTGAGACAGTGCCTGGGCTCGTGCAATTGATCGGCAAGGTTCGCAAGGCTGTAGGGCACAGCAAGAAGCCCCCCGTCAAGCGAAGGTTGAAGCCAGATCTCAAGCACTACTCCAAGGCGGCTGGCCGGGTCTTTGCATCCGCAAGTGACGCGCTGAAGCACTACCAAGAGGAGGGATGGCACAAGGACTGGTCTCTCCATCCCTTGTTTGATCCCCAACACTTCCGCAAAAAGAACCCCGAGGTGGCTACAGAGACCGAGCCCCCTTGGGCAATCTATGAAATGATGCTGAACGAAGGGAAGCTTCCTGAGGCGCATCCCCGATTTGGTGGACGATGGCTTCGCGATTACTTCCTGGCTGACTCGGTGCCGCTTCGTCCGCTCCCCATCTCAGTACCCAATAGGCTGGCATCCCCGAATGGTGTCAAGGTCTTGGGCTCAACGCAGATTGTCGTCGGGGTCATTCTGTTTCATACGGAGAGAGAGGAGCTGGCTCACTTGTTTGCCAGTCTGCGGAAGGCGGTGGAACAGGCGCAAGCAGAAGGGCACCTGCCCCCGCTGGTTGTTCTTACGGACAACTCCCATGAATGGAATTCGGCGGATGTTGAGGAGCTCGCAGATCGTGCACGATTGAATGTCTTCTTCCATCCCACGCCTTCGAACATCGGTTTTGGCGCGGGACACAACTTCCTCATGAGGAATGCGTTCCAGTTGCAACACGGCACGCACTATCTGTGCTTGAATCCCGACGGTCATATTCATCCTGAGGCACTGGCGAGTTTCTATCGAACCATTGCCACGTTGAAAGGCGAGGCTTTGGTAGAGGGGTTGCAGTTTCCTGCAGAGCACCCGAAGGACTACAACGCTGCAAGTCATGACACCAACTGGTGCAGTGCTGCCTGTCTCTTGATTTCAAAGCATCTCTACGAGGCCACTGGAGGCTTTGACGAGAGGTTCTTCATGTACTGTGAAGACGTGGATCTCTCCTGGCGGGTGTGGGAGCTGGGCCACCGATGCATCGTAGATCCCGAAGCGCTTTTCTTGCATCATGTGCAAAGCAGGGAACCCAACCCCGCCTCGTTGAGGTGGATGTTTGAGTCCGGGCGTGTCCTGGCTGCGAAGTGGCAGGCAGGCAGGTTCCAGCTGGATTGCGAGCGTAAGCTCGTCGAGGCCGGTCACTACGCCCACACTGGCGATCTGCCCGAACTGGAGGACGTGCCCAAACATACGCCTCATGCCAGAATCGATTTCAAAAACCATTTCACTTTCGCTGCAAGACGATGGTAG
- a CDS encoding glycosyltransferase family 2 protein → MVARSPHHKLSIVVWPVSDTKAGIKLLDRTLFALSGSLYDIDEVVIGADGSSFERVRELFGKHFPGGGTRLALHELTASLQDCPDVREIASCRFVALVRPGVYPYEHAFSTLVCEVERRGVPGVAGGFHIAVPEEGGDKMAARVESVAPGTKFPGTTVFDTSHPEFLKLWEEGGRGVERGAAHEAAVAETFPVHAEPLFLVAAAMDVARLCPPTGAANSPAGAVQEPQAARTQPGVDIITRTFQRPVLLERALMSILDQTYENWTWVIVDGGKTTEVQELLEKHRGALRNRVTYVPFRSNQARMRGIPINAGIRAGASPLITLLDDDDTWAPDFLSKMVAELVDHKPHPSVRGVVCRTTCIEETSVEDGLRKVGERPLNDDLYNVTLAKLSMVNCFCTHAFLYEREVIGEIGGYPEDYPVLEDWHFNLRFVQNFEIVVLPEVLTFYHFRPHHVDATESNSQVAEMRHHKFYEGRLINEALREDLRAGRQGLGHVLAQAATMRWLGEKQHNLNSKVKAIGEKIGKIDARTKAVKDNLTPRKG, encoded by the coding sequence ATGGTAGCTAGATCACCCCACCACAAGCTTTCCATCGTCGTCTGGCCGGTGTCAGATACCAAAGCGGGCATAAAGCTCCTCGACCGGACTCTGTTTGCTCTCTCTGGCAGCCTGTATGATATTGACGAAGTGGTCATTGGTGCTGATGGCTCGTCATTTGAACGCGTAAGAGAGCTCTTCGGGAAGCATTTCCCCGGGGGGGGGACACGCCTGGCACTGCATGAATTGACAGCCAGCCTTCAGGACTGCCCTGACGTGAGGGAGATCGCAAGTTGTCGCTTTGTCGCACTGGTTCGTCCCGGGGTCTATCCCTACGAGCATGCTTTCTCCACGCTGGTGTGCGAGGTGGAACGACGTGGCGTGCCTGGTGTGGCGGGGGGCTTTCACATCGCCGTGCCCGAAGAAGGCGGAGACAAGATGGCTGCGCGGGTCGAGTCGGTGGCTCCGGGCACGAAGTTTCCAGGAACCACCGTCTTTGACACCAGTCATCCAGAATTCCTCAAGCTTTGGGAGGAAGGCGGGCGTGGTGTGGAAAGAGGGGCAGCCCATGAGGCCGCTGTGGCTGAAACGTTTCCGGTGCATGCGGAACCCCTTTTTCTCGTTGCCGCGGCCATGGATGTGGCCAGGCTTTGCCCTCCCACGGGGGCAGCAAATTCGCCGGCTGGCGCAGTTCAGGAACCTCAAGCGGCACGGACACAGCCGGGTGTGGACATCATCACACGCACATTCCAAAGGCCAGTGCTCCTGGAGCGTGCATTGATGAGCATCCTGGATCAGACGTATGAAAATTGGACCTGGGTGATTGTTGATGGCGGGAAAACGACGGAGGTGCAGGAACTGCTGGAGAAGCACAGGGGCGCCCTTCGCAATCGCGTCACGTACGTTCCCTTCCGCAGCAACCAGGCCCGGATGAGGGGCATTCCGATCAATGCAGGGATTCGGGCCGGCGCAAGCCCGTTGATCACCTTGTTGGACGATGATGACACTTGGGCTCCTGACTTTCTCTCGAAAATGGTTGCTGAGCTGGTGGATCACAAGCCGCACCCTTCTGTGCGCGGTGTGGTGTGTCGAACCACCTGCATTGAAGAGACTTCGGTAGAAGACGGGCTTCGAAAGGTGGGAGAGCGCCCATTGAATGATGACCTTTACAACGTGACCTTGGCCAAACTTTCCATGGTCAACTGTTTCTGCACGCATGCGTTTTTATACGAGCGCGAGGTGATCGGGGAGATCGGTGGCTATCCAGAGGACTACCCGGTTTTGGAGGACTGGCACTTCAATCTACGTTTTGTCCAGAACTTTGAGATTGTCGTCCTGCCTGAGGTGCTGACTTTCTACCACTTCCGCCCGCACCATGTGGACGCAACTGAGTCCAACTCACAGGTTGCGGAAATGCGGCACCATAAATTTTATGAAGGCAGATTGATCAACGAAGCCCTCAGAGAGGACCTTCGCGCGGGCCGACAGGGGCTCGGGCATGTGCTGGCACAGGCGGCGACGATGCGTTGGCTGGGAGAAAAACAACACAACCTCAACAGCAAGGTCAAAGCCATTGGAGAGAAGATCGGAAAAATTGATGCCCGTACGAAGGCTGTCAAAGACAACCTGACACCGCGAAAAGGTTAG
- a CDS encoding response regulator, with product MPEPDARARVLLIDNDTGFRTDLGQRINVLANVRVCGEAGDAATGLEAVRSLTPELAIVEVNLPDRNGISLIPEITSVSPLTVVLVLTAHDEVFFGLEALRAGAYGYLVKDDIATYLQMAVTQTLRREYFLPPRLVAHLLHGLEHPERFASFNPNPLSTLTDREMEVFQWLSRGYGTKRIAERLGLGIKTIETHRANIMARLDLHTAEELVNFAVEWRERVLTS from the coding sequence ATGCCTGAACCAGATGCCCGGGCGCGTGTTCTGTTGATCGACAACGACACGGGTTTTCGCACAGATCTCGGGCAGCGGATCAATGTCCTGGCTAACGTGAGGGTTTGTGGAGAGGCGGGCGATGCTGCCACCGGACTGGAGGCCGTGCGCAGCCTTACGCCAGAGCTTGCCATTGTGGAGGTAAATCTTCCGGATCGTAATGGCATCAGTCTCATCCCTGAGATCACTTCTGTTTCGCCCCTGACCGTAGTACTGGTGCTGACTGCACATGATGAGGTTTTTTTTGGCCTGGAGGCTCTGAGAGCAGGGGCCTATGGTTATCTGGTAAAGGACGATATCGCGACCTATCTTCAGATGGCGGTGACGCAGACACTGAGGCGCGAGTATTTCCTGCCTCCCAGGTTGGTCGCTCACCTGCTGCACGGCTTGGAACACCCTGAACGCTTTGCCAGCTTCAATCCCAATCCACTCTCTACCCTCACTGATCGTGAGATGGAGGTGTTCCAGTGGCTCTCCAGAGGGTATGGCACCAAGCGGATTGCCGAACGACTAGGGCTTGGCATCAAGACCATTGAGACCCATCGTGCCAATATCATGGCACGGCTGGACCTCCACACGGCCGAGGAACTTGTGAACTTCGCCGTGGAATGGCGGGAGCGAGTCTTGACGTCTTGA
- a CDS encoding response regulator translates to MSRLPVDPPTPPRSLRVVVVENHEGTLLALSRYLRSRGHQVQCATTIQEALEVLPGSNCHLIISDIGLPDGDGREMLLQLNPAREVYAVAMSGYYSGADRERSIAAGFHRHLAKPFTPNDINEVLDAAWAHHKSFAS, encoded by the coding sequence ATGTCCCGTCTTCCAGTCGATCCCCCAACGCCGCCCCGGAGCTTGCGTGTTGTTGTGGTTGAGAACCATGAGGGCACCCTGCTCGCCCTCTCCCGCTATTTGAGGTCGCGTGGCCACCAGGTGCAGTGTGCCACCACCATCCAGGAAGCTCTAGAAGTTCTGCCCGGCAGCAATTGCCATCTCATTATCTCGGACATTGGTCTGCCCGATGGGGACGGCAGGGAAATGCTCCTCCAACTCAACCCAGCCCGAGAAGTTTACGCAGTGGCTATGAGCGGTTACTATTCGGGTGCAGATCGAGAGCGAAGCATTGCAGCCGGTTTCCATCGTCATTTGGCAAAACCTTTCACACCAAACGACATCAACGAGGTGTTGGACGCCGCTTGGGCCCACCACAAGTCGTTTGCCTCTTGA
- a CDS encoding response regulator transcription factor → MDVVLLGNLGNGLEAFERFERHSGLEFGVVSSTFGFHFRVSGSGLLQPCPTPKLQLQHWSDFRGPPHTFRSGVAAIVRRVGELIICGQSGNAREAMDAFRATRPDVVVVDVCLPDLNGIELTRQMCQERPEVRVLILSQHENPLYAAKALRAGARGYLRKDDGLAELALALRRVSRNRVYISKSFQSHVLLDSMARNESHPENLLECLSPREKEVFYCVGRGLPPKDIAQQLRMGLKTVETHRISIKKKLNIPSSTEVNRLAKDWFTLEESTQVETHPQNELGFVLPVTTTDPA, encoded by the coding sequence ATGGATGTCGTACTCCTTGGCAATCTCGGCAATGGTCTTGAGGCCTTTGAGCGCTTCGAGCGCCACTCGGGCCTTGAATTCGGGGTCGTGTCTTCTACGTTTGGCTTTCATTTTCGAGTTTCAGGTTCTGGTTTACTCCAGCCCTGCCCAACTCCAAAACTCCAACTTCAGCACTGGTCCGATTTCCGGGGTCCACCTCACACTTTCCGGAGCGGTGTTGCAGCGATCGTGCGGAGAGTTGGAGAACTGATCATTTGTGGCCAGAGTGGAAATGCACGGGAAGCGATGGACGCTTTCCGCGCCACCCGACCAGACGTCGTCGTGGTAGATGTTTGCCTGCCTGACCTCAATGGCATTGAATTGACCCGACAGATGTGCCAAGAGCGTCCGGAGGTACGGGTGCTGATTCTTTCCCAGCATGAAAATCCCCTCTACGCTGCCAAAGCCCTGCGGGCCGGAGCTCGCGGTTATCTCCGCAAGGATGATGGCCTTGCCGAGCTTGCTCTGGCGTTGAGAAGAGTGAGCCGGAACCGGGTGTACATTAGCAAGAGCTTCCAAAGCCACGTGCTCCTGGACTCCATGGCAAGGAATGAATCACATCCCGAGAATCTACTCGAATGCCTCTCCCCCAGAGAGAAAGAGGTCTTCTATTGCGTGGGACGGGGACTGCCCCCCAAGGACATAGCCCAGCAACTTCGCATGGGGCTAAAGACGGTAGAAACGCATCGCATCAGCATCAAGAAAAAGCTCAATATTCCCAGCTCGACAGAAGTCAATAGACTGGCCAAAGACTGGTTCACGCTTGAGGAATCCACACAGGTCGAAACCCACCCTCAAAACGAGCTTGGATTCGTGCTCCCGGTCACTACCACAGATCCTGCATAA
- a CDS encoding IS3-like element ISVsp13 family transposase (programmed frameshift), whose amino-acid sequence MKAKRRRHDPEFKARVALEALKGLKTIAEIAKEYDIHPVQVSDWKKTLQAGMAGVFGQDHGRADQEEHERERAQLHSKIGELAVKVDFLQKKFQTARHLERPAGLVEKEHPVLSMRSQCELLGVCRSMLAYEAVPESGEDRRIMRLLDELYLKDPCLGTRRLVKVLERDHGFKANRKRLQRLRRQMGLEAIYCRPRTSQPGDGHRIYPYLLREMAVERPDQVWCADITYVPMARGHAYLCAVMDWHTRKVLGWQVSNTMDVNLCLEALEMAVRETGSRPEIFNTDQGSQFTCEQWTGRIEELGARISMDGKGRWMDNVFIERLWRSVKYEEIYIREHGTILELERGLARWFERYNTWRPHEALGYQTPEQAYKGIAKLPATVPRMPMALAA is encoded by the exons ATGAAAGCCAAACGTAGAAGACACGACCCCGAATTCAAGGCCCGAGTGGCGCTCGAAGCGCTCAAAGGCCTCAAGACCATTGCCGAGATTGCCAAGGAGTACGACATCCATCCTGTGCAGGTCTCTGACTGGAAGAAGACGCTCCAGGCTGGGATGGCCGGGGTCTTTGGTCAGGACCATGGCCGTGCCGACCAGGAGGAGCACGAGCGCGAACGGGCCCAGTTGCACTCCAAGATCGGGGAGCTGGCCGTGAAAGTGGACTTTCTGCAAAAAAAGT TCCAAACAGCTCGGCATCTGGAACGACCTGCCGGGCTGGTCGAAAAAGAACACCCCGTTTTGAGCATGAGAAGCCAGTGTGAACTGCTGGGGGTGTGCCGCTCGATGCTAGCCTATGAGGCGGTGCCTGAGAGCGGTGAAGACCGCCGAATCATGAGGTTGCTTGATGAGCTCTACCTCAAGGATCCGTGCCTGGGGACCCGTCGCCTGGTGAAGGTGCTGGAGCGCGACCACGGCTTCAAGGCCAACCGCAAGCGCTTGCAGCGGCTGCGACGTCAGATGGGGCTGGAGGCCATCTACTGTCGTCCGCGCACGAGCCAGCCTGGAGACGGGCACCGCATTTATCCGTACTTGCTGCGGGAGATGGCCGTGGAGCGTCCCGACCAGGTGTGGTGCGCCGACATCACCTATGTGCCCATGGCGCGAGGCCACGCCTATCTGTGTGCAGTGATGGACTGGCACACGCGCAAAGTGCTGGGGTGGCAGGTGAGCAACACGATGGATGTGAACCTGTGTCTTGAGGCGCTGGAGATGGCGGTGAGGGAGACAGGGAGCAGGCCGGAGATCTTCAACACCGACCAGGGCAGCCAGTTTACCTGTGAGCAATGGACCGGGCGGATTGAAGAGCTGGGAGCGCGCATCAGCATGGACGGCAAAGGGCGGTGGATGGACAACGTGTTCATCGAACGGCTGTGGCGGAGCGTGAAGTACGAGGAAATCTACATACGCGAACATGGCACCATCCTTGAGCTTGAGCGGGGGCTGGCCCGGTGGTTTGAGCGCTACAACACATGGCGTCCCCACGAGGCCCTGGGCTACCAGACACCTGAGCAAGCCTACAAGGGCATTGCGAAGCTGCCTGCGACAGTGCCGAGGATGCCCATGGCTCTTGCCGCATGA
- a CDS encoding SGNH/GDSL hydrolase family protein, which translates to MGEELAKSTEAQVTALAKAGVRQVLWGNLFDVGKTPSLVAKVTLLGGAEAPTVLRSVSKAINAHNREMDAAIARLQVAWPELQIIQLDLHAKFSEVAVDPGKYGFADVSTGANDDRHLFSADGLHPTAKGHEMLAKFAYDTVTRPDGSGTVMADGSTAGLRSRRLRFGMPKHPVSGLARSGNGRVAVVIVCPCR; encoded by the coding sequence GTGGGTGAAGAGCTGGCCAAGAGTACCGAAGCGCAGGTGACCGCCTTGGCCAAGGCGGGGGTAAGACAGGTGCTGTGGGGCAATCTTTTCGATGTCGGCAAGACTCCTTCGCTCGTGGCCAAAGTCACCCTGCTCGGCGGTGCGGAGGCTCCCACTGTGCTCAGGTCGGTTTCCAAGGCGATCAATGCCCACAATCGTGAGATGGATGCCGCCATTGCCAGACTACAGGTGGCTTGGCCGGAACTCCAGATCATCCAACTGGATCTCCACGCGAAGTTCTCGGAAGTGGCGGTCGATCCCGGCAAATATGGATTTGCAGACGTGAGCACCGGTGCCAACGATGACCGCCATCTGTTCTCGGCTGATGGCCTGCACCCCACTGCCAAGGGGCACGAGATGCTGGCCAAGTTCGCGTACGATACGGTGACCCGCCCAGACGGCAGCGGGACAGTGATGGCCGACGGCAGCACGGCTGGGTTGAGATCACGCCGTCTGCGATTCGGCATGCCGAAGCATCCAGTTTCCGGATTGGCCCGATCCGGTAATGGGCGGGTGGCCGTGGTCATCGTCTGCCCTTGTCGTTAA
- a CDS encoding Ku protein, producing the protein MRAIWKGSISFGLVNIPIALYPATHREELRFHLLRSRDLSPVNYKRVAQTDGKEVPWDQIVKGYEYEKGKYVVIKEDDFKRVDVEATQTVDIQSFVNLEEVSPLFFHKPYYMEPQKGGDRAYVLLREALEGSGKIGIAKVVIKTRQHLAAVKPQDEGLMLELMHFPDELRDVDEFKKPREAKISKKESDMARSLVDSMTEKWDPDRIKDDYREALEEMIEDKIAHGGKSVGKAPSRKHPPNVVDLVAVLEQSLRPKGGTSSGGKRRPAAKAKKAAGKKRTSGGASSRKKTSRAKKAA; encoded by the coding sequence ATGCGTGCCATCTGGAAGGGATCCATCAGCTTCGGACTGGTGAACATTCCCATCGCTCTCTATCCGGCCACTCACCGCGAAGAACTACGATTCCACCTGTTGCGATCGAGGGATTTGAGTCCGGTGAACTACAAGCGCGTGGCGCAAACCGACGGCAAAGAGGTGCCTTGGGACCAGATCGTAAAAGGCTATGAGTATGAAAAAGGGAAATATGTGGTCATCAAGGAGGATGACTTCAAGCGCGTGGACGTGGAAGCGACCCAGACAGTGGACATCCAGTCCTTCGTGAATCTGGAGGAGGTGAGCCCGCTTTTCTTTCACAAACCGTACTACATGGAGCCGCAGAAGGGCGGGGATCGTGCCTATGTGCTGTTGCGGGAGGCCCTGGAGGGTTCTGGCAAGATTGGCATTGCCAAGGTGGTGATCAAGACGCGGCAGCATTTGGCGGCAGTGAAGCCGCAGGATGAGGGGTTAATGCTGGAACTCATGCACTTCCCTGATGAACTCAGGGACGTGGATGAGTTCAAAAAGCCCCGCGAGGCCAAAATCAGCAAAAAAGAGAGCGACATGGCCCGGTCTCTTGTGGACTCGATGACCGAAAAGTGGGATCCGGACAGGATCAAGGACGACTATCGGGAAGCTCTGGAGGAGATGATCGAGGACAAGATCGCTCATGGCGGCAAGTCGGTGGGCAAGGCACCGTCGCGAAAGCATCCTCCAAACGTGGTGGATCTGGTGGCCGTGCTAGAGCAAAGTCTCAGGCCCAAGGGCGGGACCTCCAGCGGTGGCAAACGGAGACCTGCTGCCAAGGCGAAAAAGGCGGCGGGGAAGAAGCGGACTTCAGGCGGGGCGAGTTCGAGGAAGAAAACCTCCCGTGCGAAGAAAGCCGCCTGA